Proteins encoded by one window of Azoarcus sp. PA01:
- a CDS encoding AEC family transporter, whose translation MLQVFTITGPVFIVIALGFAAVQSGFFAKSDTRILGKFAINIALPAMLFKALTERPFAEILDTRYLLAYALGSLATFAIGVAATRFFRHRSLQLSAVHGMGMSLSNSAFIGYPIVLQLLGPPAAVALALCFLVENLLILPLALALAESGGGNGESALKVVSNTFLRLGRNPLILAIAAGFACTMLDLRLPGPALRAIDLLALASAGIALFVIGGTLVGLKIAGMRGDIAYIVAGKLLLHPLAVFAAVLLVPPADPALQIAAVTFACMPMLSIYPILAQKYGREELCAAALMAATVSAFFTISAVIWVLQARMD comes from the coding sequence ATGCTGCAAGTATTCACGATCACCGGCCCGGTCTTCATCGTCATCGCCCTCGGGTTCGCCGCGGTGCAATCGGGTTTTTTCGCGAAGTCCGACACGCGCATCCTCGGCAAATTCGCGATCAACATCGCGCTGCCGGCAATGCTGTTCAAGGCGCTGACCGAACGGCCGTTCGCGGAAATCCTCGACACCCGTTACCTGCTCGCGTACGCGCTGGGCTCGCTCGCGACGTTCGCGATTGGCGTTGCAGCGACGCGCTTTTTTCGCCACAGGAGCCTGCAGCTGAGCGCCGTGCACGGGATGGGCATGTCGCTGTCGAACAGCGCCTTCATCGGCTATCCGATTGTCCTGCAGCTGCTCGGCCCGCCCGCGGCGGTCGCGCTCGCGCTGTGCTTTCTCGTCGAGAACCTGCTGATCCTGCCTCTCGCGCTGGCGCTCGCGGAGAGCGGCGGCGGCAACGGTGAAAGCGCTCTCAAGGTCGTGTCGAACACGTTCTTGCGCCTCGGGCGCAATCCGCTGATCCTCGCGATCGCTGCCGGCTTCGCGTGCACGATGCTCGACCTGCGGCTGCCCGGGCCGGCGCTGCGCGCCATCGACCTGCTCGCGCTGGCGTCGGCGGGCATCGCGCTGTTCGTCATCGGCGGCACGCTGGTCGGGCTGAAAATCGCGGGGATGCGTGGCGACATCGCGTATATCGTCGCCGGGAAGCTGCTGCTCCATCCGCTCGCGGTGTTCGCCGCAGTGCTGCTCGTTCCGCCCGCCGACCCCGCACTGCAGATCGCCGCAGTGACGTTCGCGTGCATGCCGATGCTGAGCATCTATCCGATCCTGGCGCAGAAATACGGCCGCGAAGAGCTGTGCGCTGCCGCGTTGATGGCCGCGACGGTCAGTGCGTTCTTCACGATCAGCGCAGTGATCTGGGTATTGCAGGCCCGGATGGACTGA
- a CDS encoding LysR substrate-binding domain-containing protein, with amino-acid sequence MELRHLRYFVTVAEELNFTRAAARLHIGQPPLSMQIRDLEAEIGTPLFDRSRRRVALTEAGRRFLEHAREILARSREAVEEARRAGRGEAGELKVGFASSLPYTSTLADTLYTYRQRYPKVGLQLHEMFTTEQFGAILHGVLDVGFVRHGGLEVPAGIRAREIGRDPLRLVVHAAHPRADRGEVSLAEFRDDGFIAFPPDVGSGLPFVLDRLCRSAGFVPRIVQTAREATTQIGLVAAGLGTALLPAPLECVRLPRVRYLAIRDEGAHFSLAIATRDAAPSPLLAGFLEVLNEVAG; translated from the coding sequence ATGGAACTGCGCCATCTGCGCTATTTCGTCACCGTCGCCGAAGAGCTCAACTTCACGCGCGCCGCCGCGCGGCTGCATATCGGGCAGCCACCGCTGTCGATGCAGATTCGCGATCTCGAAGCGGAAATCGGCACGCCGCTGTTCGACCGCAGCCGGCGGCGCGTCGCGCTCACCGAAGCGGGGCGACGCTTTCTCGAGCACGCGCGGGAAATCCTCGCCCGGTCGCGCGAGGCCGTCGAGGAGGCGAGGCGGGCCGGACGCGGCGAGGCCGGTGAGCTGAAAGTCGGTTTTGCGTCGTCGCTCCCCTACACCTCGACGCTTGCCGACACGCTCTACACCTATCGTCAGCGCTATCCGAAAGTCGGGCTGCAGCTGCACGAGATGTTCACGACCGAGCAGTTCGGCGCGATCCTGCACGGGGTTCTGGACGTCGGCTTCGTGCGCCACGGCGGCCTCGAAGTCCCCGCCGGCATCCGGGCGCGCGAAATCGGGCGTGATCCGTTGCGGCTCGTCGTGCATGCCGCCCATCCACGGGCCGATCGGGGGGAAGTGTCGCTCGCGGAATTTCGCGACGACGGCTTCATCGCGTTTCCGCCCGACGTTGGCTCGGGCCTGCCGTTCGTCCTCGATCGCCTGTGCCGCAGCGCCGGGTTTGTGCCGCGCATCGTGCAGACGGCGCGCGAGGCGACGACGCAGATCGGACTGGTCGCCGCGGGTCTCGGCACGGCGCTGCTGCCGGCGCCGCTCGAGTGCGTGCGGCTGCCACGCGTACGCTATCTGGCGATCCGCGACGAGGGAGCGCATTTTTCGCTCGCCATCGCGACCCGCGACGCTGCGCCGAGCCCGCTGCTCGCGGGCTTTCTCGAGGTGCTGAACGAAGTCGCCGGATAG
- a CDS encoding MFS transporter, with protein sequence MASRCDTADAIREDGRIEAGSSAFRKANLAMFVGGFATFAMLYATQPILPRLATDFAVAPTAASLSVAAGTAALAAMLIPASVLSDRYGRERVMKGALVLGAIVALAAAFAADFTQLLVLRVLLGAVLAGLPAAAMAYLGEEVAAGAQGRAIGLYIAGNALGGMSGRFLVAVLTDWSSWRLALAALGFIGVIAAALFWYALPRSRHFAPRAAGLGDVIADAAALLGDRGMRSLFAIAFLMMGAFTSLYNYLGFRLQLAPFSLGQSAIGGVFMLYLVGTASSAWTGRLVDRVGRRTVLWAMILASGCGLALTLSGALPGVIAGVAVFTFGYFGAHTAASGWVGRRAHERRALAAALYLCSYYLGASMLGTLSGLAWEWAAWPGVVAAIALAMAIALGAAWCLRKLQPLAAPAPTALNPVS encoded by the coding sequence ATGGCCAGCCGTTGCGACACTGCCGACGCGATCCGCGAGGACGGGCGCATCGAAGCGGGCAGCAGCGCGTTCCGCAAAGCGAACTTGGCGATGTTCGTCGGCGGCTTTGCGACGTTCGCGATGCTCTACGCGACTCAGCCGATCCTGCCGCGCCTGGCCACCGATTTCGCTGTCGCGCCGACCGCTGCCAGCCTGTCCGTCGCGGCGGGAACAGCCGCGCTCGCGGCGATGCTGATCCCCGCGAGCGTGCTGTCGGACCGTTACGGGCGCGAGCGGGTGATGAAAGGCGCGCTCGTGCTCGGCGCGATCGTCGCGCTCGCGGCCGCGTTCGCCGCGGATTTCACCCAGCTGCTGGTGCTGCGGGTGCTGCTCGGCGCAGTGCTCGCCGGCCTGCCTGCGGCGGCCATGGCCTATCTCGGCGAAGAAGTCGCTGCGGGCGCGCAAGGTCGCGCGATCGGCCTTTATATCGCCGGCAATGCGCTCGGCGGCATGAGCGGGCGCTTTCTCGTCGCCGTGCTGACCGACTGGAGTTCGTGGCGGCTCGCGCTGGCGGCCCTCGGCTTCATCGGTGTCATCGCCGCCGCGCTGTTCTGGTATGCGCTGCCGCGCTCACGCCATTTCGCGCCGCGCGCCGCCGGGCTCGGCGACGTGATCGCGGACGCCGCGGCGCTGCTCGGCGACCGCGGCATGCGCAGCCTCTTCGCGATCGCGTTCCTGATGATGGGGGCGTTCACGAGCCTCTATAACTACCTCGGCTTCCGCCTCCAGCTCGCACCGTTTTCCCTCGGCCAAAGTGCGATCGGAGGCGTGTTCATGCTCTACCTCGTCGGCACCGCCTCGTCGGCGTGGACCGGCCGGCTCGTCGACCGGGTCGGCCGGCGCACCGTGCTATGGGCGATGATTCTCGCGAGCGGCTGCGGCCTCGCGCTGACGCTGTCGGGCGCTTTGCCCGGCGTCATCGCCGGGGTTGCGGTGTTCACGTTCGGCTATTTCGGCGCACATACGGCGGCGAGCGGGTGGGTCGGCCGGCGCGCCCATGAGCGCCGCGCCCTCGCGGCGGCCCTGTACCTGTGCAGCTACTATCTCGGGGCGAGCATGCTCGGCACGCTTTCCGGGCTGGCGTGGGAATGGGCGGCGTGGCCCGGCGTCGTCGCGGCGATCGCGCTCGCGATGGCGATCGCACTGGGCGCGGCGTGGTGCTTGCGAAAGCTGCAGCCGCTCGCAGCGCCTGCTCCGACCGCGCTCAACCCCGTATCCTAG
- a CDS encoding ABC transporter substrate-binding protein, whose translation MMPSFARSLLAVVLLLVAPVVAAQQRAPDALVKDVTEEVLAILSEDKQIRSGDSTRAAELIETRIAPHFDFPRMTALAVGRHWTQANEEQRRQLTEEFRTLLVRTYANALTEYHDETVTFKPMRKGPDAKEVVVQSQINKPGGQPIDLDYRLVDKGGEWKVIDVTVAGVSLVTNYRSGFSNEISSGGIEGLLKALQEKNRNPQAPARTAAGTS comes from the coding sequence ATGATGCCGTCGTTTGCGCGTTCACTGCTTGCTGTCGTGCTGCTGCTTGTGGCGCCGGTGGTCGCCGCCCAGCAGCGGGCGCCCGACGCCTTGGTCAAGGACGTCACTGAAGAGGTGTTGGCGATCCTCAGCGAGGACAAGCAGATCCGCTCCGGAGACAGCACGCGCGCCGCCGAGTTGATCGAGACGCGCATCGCGCCCCACTTCGATTTTCCGCGCATGACGGCGCTCGCCGTCGGTCGCCACTGGACGCAGGCGAACGAGGAGCAGCGCAGGCAGCTCACCGAGGAATTCCGCACGTTGCTGGTCCGCACTTACGCGAACGCGCTGACCGAGTACCACGACGAGACGGTGACGTTCAAGCCGATGCGCAAAGGGCCGGACGCGAAGGAAGTGGTGGTTCAGAGCCAGATCAACAAGCCCGGTGGGCAGCCGATCGATCTCGACTATCGGCTCGTCGACAAGGGCGGCGAGTGGAAAGTCATCGACGTTACCGTGGCCGGTGTCAGTCTCGTGACGAACTACCGCAGTGGCTTCAGCAACGAGATCAGCAGCGGCGGGATCGAAGGTTTGCTGAAGGCGCTGCAGGAGAAGAACCGCAACCCGCAGGCCCCTGCCCGGACCGCAGCCGGGACGAGCTGA
- a CDS encoding EF-hand domain-containing protein: MKRKLTLTALIIAAAMPLAAVAQGSSGQSSSPSRTTPSGTTPATPATPATPGAAGTPATPATPATPASPGERMGGDVAKDSDATMFMELDRDRDGQVTKDEAKRSADLTARFDQLDTDRDGKLSMNEWNAGHKKTP, translated from the coding sequence ATGAAACGCAAACTCACACTCACGGCCTTGATCATCGCCGCGGCTATGCCGCTCGCAGCGGTAGCCCAGGGTAGCAGCGGCCAAAGCTCGTCCCCCAGCCGGACGACACCTTCCGGCACCACGCCTGCGACCCCGGCGACCCCGGCCACCCCGGGCGCGGCGGGAACTCCGGCCACGCCGGCGACTCCGGCGACTCCGGCTTCGCCTGGTGAGCGGATGGGAGGCGATGTCGCGAAGGACTCGGACGCGACGATGTTCATGGAACTGGACCGTGACAGGGACGGTCAGGTGACCAAGGACGAGGCCAAGCGCTCGGCCGACTTGACCGCGCGCTTCGACCAACTCGACACCGACCGGGACGGCAAGCTGTCGATGAACGAGTGGAACGCCGGCCACAAGAAGACGCCGTGA
- a CDS encoding CHAT domain-containing protein encodes MPSTLKPGEILVHLPGETLPADAAAAALPPALTGGSRAAVQFPDPFLDRIVHVEAAFSLVAPGRADGPESVTAVADDRLLALEAADGTAVFIRADKLRDDLARVHPAAVSADGSLDLTALRDQAAGARGRTEWIWSRLSVLSLGSDAITGAALDQALEWLREWLGEAAPELAQSGASWLGAKALMWAIESRLPGAPGIYHWRNDVAPAASDRCEPGDARLTAGVDAPMLLFIHGTGSHTFASFGDLRSGSAAGDWEALARRFGGRMFGFEHRTFSESPIDNALALARALPAGARLSLVTHSRGGLVGDLLCLAGLTDAAITAYRRESPPNTTETAQQKRLRELVAAREQDSLRALRQELADKNFRIERYIRVACPARGTSLLTDNLDVFLSGLLSLMTKVVGAATGPAGSAALSAFRRIVLEIAARRIDPRFLPGIEAMLTDAPMARLLADAQRKHGIAMSIISGDIEGGSVLRRIGVLFTDWMFFDRADNDLVIDTESMYAGLATRNDARYLFDQGASVHHFGYFSHRRTRSALRDWLTAEEPAALTAFTPLVRRHEPDAATARSRAAKRPAPSPDTRPVVILLPGIMGSHLEIRAADRRPGDGDRVWFDFLDLAGGGLTKIRFDRPDVREEALFEMFYGELADYLADSHFVIRCPYDWRQPMQADGASADHLAAVLKQALAEHPNQPVRLLAHSLGGLVARTMIAKHPQLWAQLVVRPGGRLVMLGTPNNGSHLMVEAMLGKSELVRKLARLDLRHDMQHVLDIIAGFPGALQLLPRPGFVDNGAALHADYLDAAVWSALAEQNQDRWFGNHLAGRPNADTVAQARELWRATLATGAPPQPVERVVCVFGKADNTPCGLVLDGGRLKMVGTPEGDGSVSWASERLAGLPDEQCWFMPVDHGSLTGTREHFPAIVELLHAGTTTRLGRLPVLRGAAAATSTYDAPPPVLPTEEELAYSIFGGKPKPRLPAANLQSLRVSVAAMDLRFARHPVICGHYIGDTIAGAEASIDRYLVDGALRQRERLGVYAGEVGSSAVVLQARDAADRSHGTARGAVIVGLGCFGEVTALDIAETVRAGVLRFLLHSLDRQDGSAAAADDTGTELTLASLLIGYNSTAHIGIEDSIAMIVRGVIAANRQFADAMPGTRLRVARLELIELFLDTAISAARAVRELPERIAADLRRLEARVAPAEELREGEGARPRLAVFARFGYWPRLMVTDADRSDESTSNGEDDIGQAPTFPGQTLHPRARPLATRLKYVFLSERARAETVVQQRQPGLIEALVKNAIGRDEYSADLSRTLFQLMMPLEFKATARDTEKLVLVVDGYTAKLPWEMVQADDQPLALKTAIVRKFASPRYRRNPLILTRKVACVIANPSTRGYHAAFGDPAAAALAPHVDHLPDLPGAAAEGAAIRDLLAECGYEVTHGEGLEALDVFARLFHQPWRILVIAAHGVFRVVARDGRARSGVVLSDGLLLTAAEVGQMETVPELVFLNCCHLGAMSVQRETANRLAYSLARELIEIGVRCIVVAGWQVNDDAAKVFATTFFDRFVRRCQPFGPAVFAARLSTWERFPRYNTFGAYQAYGDPEHVLEPSAGDPGGASAAAMVSPLELLDALACARLDLSHEPRDLATLERELGALLARAPPAWQTLPEVQAAIGAVYRELGEGFRPPRAAYHGAIAAEDRGAPPARSAEPRPASARRSRSKKKP; translated from the coding sequence ATGCCGAGCACCTTGAAACCGGGCGAGATCCTCGTCCACCTGCCCGGCGAGACGCTTCCCGCTGACGCGGCCGCCGCGGCCCTGCCGCCTGCGTTGACAGGCGGAAGCCGGGCTGCCGTGCAGTTCCCCGACCCGTTTCTCGATCGTATCGTCCACGTCGAGGCCGCCTTCAGCCTCGTCGCACCCGGACGGGCGGACGGACCGGAAAGCGTCACCGCAGTCGCCGACGACCGTCTGCTTGCGCTCGAAGCGGCGGACGGCACGGCGGTCTTCATCCGCGCCGACAAGCTGCGCGACGATCTCGCCCGAGTTCATCCCGCAGCGGTAAGCGCCGACGGCTCGCTCGACCTCACTGCGCTGCGCGACCAGGCGGCGGGGGCACGCGGCAGGACCGAGTGGATCTGGTCGCGATTGTCGGTGCTGTCGTTGGGCAGCGACGCGATCACCGGCGCGGCGCTCGACCAGGCGCTCGAATGGCTGCGGGAGTGGCTCGGCGAAGCGGCGCCGGAGCTCGCGCAATCCGGCGCGTCGTGGCTCGGCGCGAAAGCGCTGATGTGGGCAATCGAAAGCCGCCTGCCGGGCGCGCCGGGGATCTACCACTGGCGCAACGACGTCGCGCCTGCCGCGTCCGACCGCTGCGAACCCGGTGACGCGCGGCTCACGGCCGGCGTGGACGCGCCGATGCTGCTGTTCATTCACGGCACCGGCTCGCACACTTTCGCCAGCTTCGGCGATCTGCGCAGCGGCAGCGCCGCCGGCGACTGGGAGGCGCTGGCGCGGCGCTTCGGCGGCCGCATGTTCGGCTTCGAGCACCGGACGTTTTCCGAAAGCCCGATCGACAACGCGCTCGCGCTCGCGCGGGCGCTGCCCGCAGGCGCCCGGCTGTCGCTCGTCACGCATTCGCGCGGCGGCCTCGTCGGCGACCTGCTGTGCCTTGCCGGCCTCACCGACGCCGCGATCACCGCCTATCGTCGCGAGTCGCCGCCGAACACGACCGAGACGGCGCAGCAAAAGCGCCTGCGCGAATTGGTCGCGGCGCGCGAGCAGGACTCGCTGCGCGCGCTGCGCCAGGAACTCGCCGACAAGAACTTCCGCATCGAGCGCTACATCCGCGTCGCCTGTCCGGCACGCGGCACCTCGCTCTTGACGGACAACCTCGACGTGTTCCTGTCCGGCCTGCTGAGCCTGATGACGAAGGTGGTCGGCGCGGCGACCGGTCCGGCCGGCAGCGCGGCGCTTTCAGCTTTCCGGCGCATCGTGCTGGAGATCGCCGCCCGACGCATCGACCCGCGCTTCCTGCCGGGCATCGAGGCGATGCTGACCGACGCGCCGATGGCGCGGCTCCTCGCGGACGCCCAGCGCAAGCACGGCATCGCGATGTCGATCATCAGCGGCGACATCGAAGGCGGCAGCGTGCTCAGGCGGATCGGCGTGCTGTTCACCGACTGGATGTTCTTCGACCGCGCCGACAACGACCTCGTCATCGATACGGAGTCGATGTACGCGGGCCTCGCCACGCGCAACGACGCCCGCTACCTGTTCGACCAGGGGGCGTCGGTGCATCACTTCGGCTATTTCTCGCATCGCCGCACGCGAAGCGCGCTGCGCGACTGGCTGACGGCCGAGGAGCCGGCAGCGCTCACCGCCTTCACTCCGCTCGTCCGACGCCACGAGCCGGATGCCGCGACCGCCCGCAGCCGGGCGGCGAAGCGTCCCGCGCCTTCGCCCGACACCCGACCGGTCGTGATCCTGCTGCCGGGGATCATGGGTTCGCACCTCGAGATCCGCGCGGCGGACAGGCGGCCGGGCGACGGCGACCGGGTGTGGTTCGACTTTCTCGATCTCGCGGGCGGCGGCCTGACGAAAATCCGCTTCGACCGGCCGGACGTGCGCGAGGAAGCGCTGTTCGAGATGTTCTACGGCGAGCTCGCGGATTACCTCGCCGACAGCCACTTCGTGATCCGCTGCCCGTACGACTGGCGCCAGCCGATGCAGGCCGACGGCGCCTCGGCCGACCATCTCGCGGCGGTGCTGAAGCAGGCCCTCGCCGAGCACCCGAACCAGCCGGTGCGCCTGCTCGCGCACAGCCTCGGTGGCCTCGTCGCGCGCACGATGATCGCGAAGCACCCGCAGCTGTGGGCGCAGCTCGTGGTCCGGCCGGGCGGCCGGCTGGTGATGCTCGGCACGCCGAATAACGGCTCGCACCTGATGGTCGAAGCGATGCTCGGCAAGTCCGAGCTGGTGCGCAAGCTCGCGCGCCTCGACCTGCGCCACGACATGCAGCATGTGCTCGATATCATCGCCGGCTTCCCCGGCGCGTTGCAGCTCCTGCCGCGGCCGGGCTTCGTTGACAATGGCGCAGCACTGCACGCCGACTATCTCGACGCCGCAGTGTGGTCGGCGCTTGCCGAGCAGAACCAGGACCGCTGGTTCGGCAACCACCTCGCCGGTCGACCGAATGCGGACACGGTGGCGCAGGCCCGCGAGCTGTGGCGCGCCACGCTCGCGACGGGCGCCCCGCCGCAACCGGTCGAGCGCGTCGTCTGCGTGTTCGGCAAGGCCGACAACACCCCGTGCGGACTCGTGCTCGACGGCGGCCGGCTGAAGATGGTCGGCACGCCGGAAGGCGACGGCTCGGTGAGCTGGGCGTCGGAGCGCCTCGCCGGCCTGCCGGACGAACAATGCTGGTTCATGCCGGTCGATCACGGCAGCCTGACCGGCACCAGGGAGCACTTTCCGGCAATCGTCGAACTGCTGCACGCCGGCACGACCACCCGCCTCGGCCGCCTGCCGGTGTTGCGCGGCGCGGCCGCAGCGACGTCGACGTACGACGCCCCTCCGCCCGTGCTGCCGACCGAGGAGGAGCTCGCATACAGCATCTTCGGCGGCAAGCCGAAACCTCGCCTGCCGGCGGCGAACCTGCAGTCGCTGCGGGTTTCGGTCGCGGCGATGGACCTGCGCTTCGCCCGCCACCCGGTCATCTGCGGCCACTACATCGGCGACACGATCGCCGGCGCCGAGGCCAGCATCGACCGTTACCTCGTCGACGGGGCGTTGCGGCAGCGCGAACGGCTCGGCGTGTACGCCGGCGAAGTCGGCTCGAGCGCAGTCGTGCTGCAGGCCCGCGATGCCGCAGACCGGTCGCACGGGACTGCGCGCGGCGCCGTGATCGTCGGCCTCGGGTGCTTCGGCGAAGTGACGGCACTGGACATCGCCGAGACGGTGCGCGCCGGCGTGCTGCGTTTCCTGCTGCACTCGCTCGACCGCCAGGACGGGAGCGCAGCGGCTGCGGACGACACCGGTACCGAGTTGACGCTCGCGAGCCTGCTGATCGGTTACAACTCGACCGCGCATATCGGCATCGAGGACTCGATTGCGATGATCGTGCGCGGCGTCATCGCGGCGAACCGCCAGTTCGCCGACGCGATGCCGGGCACCCGGCTGCGCGTCGCCCGTCTCGAGCTGATCGAACTGTTCCTCGACACCGCGATCAGTGCGGCGCGCGCGGTGCGCGAACTGCCCGAACGCATCGCCGCCGATCTGCGCCGGCTCGAAGCCCGCGTCGCACCGGCCGAAGAACTGCGCGAGGGTGAAGGCGCGCGCCCGCGCCTGGCGGTGTTCGCGCGCTTCGGTTACTGGCCGCGCCTGATGGTCACCGACGCGGATCGCAGCGACGAATCGACGTCGAACGGCGAAGACGACATCGGGCAAGCGCCAACCTTTCCGGGCCAGACCCTGCATCCGCGTGCCCGACCGCTCGCGACGCGGCTCAAGTACGTGTTCCTGTCGGAGCGCGCCCGCGCCGAAACCGTCGTGCAGCAACGCCAGCCCGGCCTGATCGAAGCGCTGGTGAAGAACGCGATCGGCCGCGACGAATACAGCGCGGACCTGTCGCGCACGCTGTTCCAGCTGATGATGCCGCTCGAATTCAAGGCGACCGCGCGCGACACCGAAAAACTCGTGCTCGTCGTCGACGGCTACACCGCCAAGCTGCCGTGGGAGATGGTGCAAGCCGACGACCAGCCGCTCGCGCTGAAGACGGCGATCGTGCGCAAGTTCGCCTCGCCGCGTTACCGTCGCAACCCGCTGATCCTGACGCGCAAAGTCGCATGCGTGATCGCGAATCCTTCGACGCGCGGTTACCACGCCGCTTTCGGCGACCCGGCCGCAGCCGCTCTGGCGCCGCACGTCGATCACCTGCCCGACCTGCCCGGCGCGGCAGCCGAAGGGGCGGCGATCCGCGATCTGCTCGCCGAATGCGGCTACGAAGTCACCCACGGCGAAGGACTTGAAGCGCTCGATGTGTTCGCTCGCCTTTTCCATCAGCCGTGGCGCATCCTCGTGATCGCCGCGCACGGCGTGTTTCGCGTCGTCGCGCGCGACGGGCGTGCCCGCAGCGGCGTCGTGCTGTCCGACGGGCTGCTGCTGACGGCAGCCGAAGTCGGCCAGATGGAAACCGTGCCGGAGCTCGTGTTCCTCAATTGCTGCCACCTCGGGGCGATGAGCGTGCAACGCGAGACCGCGAACCGGCTCGCGTACAGCCTGGCGCGCGAGCTGATCGAGATCGGCGTACGCTGCATCGTCGTCGCCGGCTGGCAGGTCAACGACGACGCGGCGAAAGTCTTCGCGACGACTTTCTTCGACCGCTTCGTGCGTCGCTGCCAGCCGTTCGGCCCGGCAGTGTTCGCCGCGCGCCTCAGCACATGGGAGCGCTTTCCTCGGTACAACACCTTTGGCGCATATCAGGCGTATGGCGACCCCGAGCATGTGCTCGAGCCGTCCGCCGGCGACCCCGGCGGAGCGAGCGCCGCTGCGATGGTGTCGCCTCTGGAGCTGCTGGACGCGCTCGCCTGCGCGCGCCTCGATCTCAGCCATGAACCTCGCGATCTCGCAACACTCGAACGCGAGCTCGGCGCCCTGCTCGCCCGCGCGCCGCCCGCTTGGCAAACGCTCCCCGAAGTGCAGGCGGCAATCGGCGCCGTGTATCGTGAACTCGGCGAAGGTTTCAGGCCGCCCCGCGCCGCATATCACGGCGCGATCGCAGCCGAAGATCGTGGCGCACCGCCGGCCCGCAGCGCCGAACCCCGTCCGGCTAGTGCGAGGCGATCGCGATCGAAAAAGAAGCCGTGA